A single region of the Leclercia sp. AS011 genome encodes:
- a CDS encoding MurR/RpiR family transcriptional regulator, whose amino-acid sequence MFSHSAIASLNNLEMMVYNTVIKNRDRVMYMTIRELADAAGVSTTTVLRFCRKLNCDGYSEFRVRFKLYLEQNEPQQANFGASEIISFFKSVNNDEFDTLLNNAVDIILSSERIIFVGAGTSGSLAKYGARFFSNIGKFSNHIDDPYFPVTNDMAKNALAIVLSVSGETEEILRFASQFSLHHCKVLSITSHEHSRLAKLADFNLSWHVPQTRIAGVYDITTQIPVIYILESLGRKLAKKLTE is encoded by the coding sequence ATGTTCTCCCATTCCGCCATTGCCAGCCTCAATAATCTGGAGATGATGGTCTATAACACCGTCATTAAAAACCGCGATCGGGTGATGTACATGACCATCCGCGAACTGGCGGATGCGGCAGGGGTTTCCACCACCACCGTGCTGCGCTTTTGCCGCAAACTGAATTGCGATGGCTATTCTGAATTCCGCGTGCGGTTTAAATTATATCTCGAGCAAAACGAACCGCAGCAGGCCAATTTTGGTGCCAGTGAGATTATCAGTTTTTTCAAAAGCGTAAACAACGACGAATTTGATACTCTGTTAAATAACGCCGTCGATATTATCTTGTCCTCGGAGCGTATTATATTTGTCGGTGCGGGCACCTCAGGTTCGCTGGCAAAATATGGCGCACGCTTCTTTTCCAATATTGGTAAATTCAGCAACCATATCGACGATCCTTATTTCCCGGTCACCAACGACATGGCGAAAAACGCGCTGGCAATTGTCCTCTCGGTCTCGGGCGAAACCGAAGAGATCCTGCGCTTCGCCAGCCAGTTCAGCCTCCATCACTGCAAGGTGCTCTCCATCACCAGTCACGAACATTCGCGGCTGGCGAAACTGGCGGACTTTAATCTCTCCTGGCACGTGCCGCAAACCCGTATCGCCGGGGTCTACGATATTACGACACAAATTCCGGTGATTTATATTCTTGAATCTCTGGGACGTAAACTGGCGAAGAAATTAACGGAATAA
- the yqfB gene encoding N(4)-acetylcytidine aminohydrolase: protein MQPNDITFFQRFQDDILAGRKTITIRDESEAHFKAGDVLRVGRYEDDGYFCTIEVTGTSTVTLETLTEKHAQQENMTLGELKRVIAEIYPSQTQFYVIDFKCL, encoded by the coding sequence ATGCAGCCAAACGACATTACTTTTTTTCAGCGCTTTCAGGACGACATTCTGGCCGGACGTAAGACCATCACCATCCGGGATGAGAGCGAGGCACACTTCAAAGCGGGCGATGTTCTGCGGGTGGGACGTTATGAAGACGACGGCTACTTTTGCACCATTGAGGTGACGGGAACCTCGACCGTGACGCTGGAAACGCTGACCGAAAAACATGCTCAGCAGGAGAACATGACCCTCGGTGAACTTAAGCGGGTCATCGCGGAGATCTACCCGAGTCAGACTCAATTTTATGTCATTGATTTTAAATGTCTTTGA
- the trhA gene encoding PAQR family membrane homeostasis protein TrhA, which produces MVSKPLTTQGYSLAEEIANSISHGVGLVFGIVGLVLLLVQAVDTNASALAITSYSLYGGSMILLFLASTLYHAIPHQRAKIWLKKFDHCAIYLLIAGTYTPFLLVGLDSPLARGLMIVIWSLALLGILFKLTIAHRFKVLSLVTYLTMGWLSLIVVYQLAVKLAAGGVTLLAVGGIVYSLGVIFYVCKRIPYNHAIWHGFVLGGSVCHFLAIYLYVGQV; this is translated from the coding sequence ATGGTTAGCAAACCATTAACCACACAGGGATATTCGCTGGCTGAGGAAATAGCCAACAGTATTAGTCACGGAGTCGGCCTGGTGTTTGGCATCGTCGGGCTGGTACTGCTTCTGGTTCAGGCCGTCGACACTAACGCCAGTGCGCTGGCGATCACCAGTTACAGCCTGTATGGCGGAAGCATGATTCTGCTGTTCCTGGCGTCCACCCTTTACCATGCCATTCCGCATCAGCGGGCCAAGATCTGGCTGAAAAAATTCGACCACTGCGCCATCTATCTGCTGATTGCCGGGACCTATACGCCGTTTCTGCTGGTGGGGCTGGATTCGCCGCTGGCGCGCGGGCTGATGATTGTTATCTGGAGCCTGGCGCTGCTGGGGATCCTGTTTAAGCTGACTATCGCGCACCGCTTTAAGGTGCTGTCGCTGGTGACCTATCTGACCATGGGCTGGCTGTCGCTGATTGTTGTCTATCAGCTGGCGGTAAAACTGGCGGCAGGTGGGGTAACGTTGCTGGCGGTAGGCGGAATCGTCTATTCGCTGGGGGTGATTTTTTACGTCTGCAAGCGCATCCCCTATAACCACGCGATCTGGCACGGGTTTGTGCTGGGTGGCAGCGTATGCCATTTCCTGGCGATCTATTTGTACGTTGGGCAGGTTTAA
- the ygfZ gene encoding tRNA-modifying protein YgfZ → MAFTPFSPRQPVASARLPLTLMTLDDWALATLVGVDSEKYLQGQVTADVSQMTEHQHLLAAHCDPKGKMWSNLRLFRRQDGFALIERRSLRDAQLAELKKYAVFSKVTIAADDELVLLGVAGFQARAALKNLFSELPDAEKQVTHEGATSLLWFEHPAERFLLVTDVATAERVTEALRGEAQLNNSQQWLSLNIEAGIPVIDAANSGQFIPQATNLQALGGISFKKGCYTGQEMVARAKFRGANKRALWYLAGQASRVPEAGEDLELKMGENWRRTGTVLAAVQLDDGRLLVQAVMNNDMEPDSVFRVREDVNTLSIEPLPYSLEE, encoded by the coding sequence ATGGCATTTACACCTTTTTCTCCGCGCCAGCCTGTCGCCTCTGCGCGTCTGCCGCTGACGCTTATGACTCTTGATGACTGGGCGCTGGCAACACTGGTCGGTGTCGACAGCGAAAAGTACCTGCAGGGCCAGGTGACCGCTGATGTCAGTCAAATGACCGAACACCAACATCTGCTGGCCGCGCACTGCGATCCGAAAGGCAAGATGTGGAGCAACCTGCGTCTCTTCCGCCGTCAGGACGGTTTTGCCCTGATTGAACGCCGCAGCCTGCGCGACGCGCAGCTTGCCGAGCTGAAAAAGTATGCGGTGTTCTCAAAAGTCACCATTGCCGCCGATGACGAGCTGGTGCTGTTAGGCGTGGCCGGGTTCCAGGCGCGTGCGGCGTTGAAAAACCTGTTCAGCGAACTGCCTGATGCCGAAAAACAGGTGACCCACGAGGGTGCCACTTCGCTGCTGTGGTTTGAACACCCGGCGGAGCGCTTCCTGCTGGTGACCGATGTCGCCACCGCGGAGCGCGTGACCGAGGCCCTGCGCGGTGAAGCCCAGTTGAATAACAGCCAGCAGTGGCTGTCACTGAATATTGAAGCGGGCATCCCGGTAATCGACGCCGCCAACAGCGGACAGTTTATTCCGCAGGCGACCAACCTGCAGGCGCTCGGCGGGATCAGCTTCAAAAAAGGCTGCTATACCGGCCAGGAGATGGTGGCTCGTGCGAAGTTCCGCGGTGCCAACAAACGCGCGCTGTGGTATCTGGCGGGCCAGGCCAGCCGCGTTCCGGAAGCCGGTGAAGATCTGGAGCTGAAAATGGGTGAGAACTGGCGCCGGACCGGCACCGTGCTCGCCGCCGTTCAGCTCGATGATGGCCGTCTGCTGGTGCAGGCCGTTATGAACAATGACATGGAGCCCGACAGCGTGTTCCGCGTGCGCGAAGATGTAAATACCCTGAGCATCGAGCCGCTGCCGTATTCGCTGGAAGAGTGA
- the sdhE gene encoding FAD assembly factor SdhE has protein sequence MDITNKARIHWACRRGMRELDISIMPFFEYEYDTLSDEDKKLFIRLLENDDPDLFNWLMNHGEPADAELQRMVLLIQTRNRERGPVAI, from the coding sequence ATGGACATTACTAATAAAGCCCGCATTCATTGGGCATGCCGCCGCGGTATGCGCGAACTCGATATCTCCATCATGCCGTTCTTCGAATACGAATACGACACCCTGAGCGATGAGGACAAAAAGCTCTTCATCCGCCTGCTGGAGAACGACGATCCTGATTTATTTAACTGGCTGATGAATCACGGCGAACCTGCCGACGCCGAACTGCAACGGATGGTGCTTTTAATTCAAACACGGAATCGGGAACGTGGTCCTGTGGCAATCTGA
- a CDS encoding protein YgfX — MVLWQSDLRVSWRAQWMSLLLHGLVAACILLMPWPLSYTPLWLILLSLVVFDSVRSQRRINSRQGEIKLFMDSRLHWQGSEWEIIGTPWMLNTGMMLRLRKGDGKRYQHLWLAADSMDEGEWRDLRRMLAQQPTQGR; from the coding sequence GTGGTCCTGTGGCAATCTGATTTACGCGTCTCGTGGCGCGCCCAGTGGATGTCTCTTTTGCTCCACGGCCTGGTTGCGGCCTGCATTCTGCTGATGCCGTGGCCGCTGAGCTACACCCCATTATGGTTAATCTTACTGTCGCTGGTGGTGTTCGACAGCGTGCGCAGTCAACGGCGCATTAATTCCCGCCAGGGCGAAATCAAACTGTTTATGGACTCCCGCCTGCACTGGCAGGGCAGCGAGTGGGAGATTATCGGCACGCCGTGGATGTTAAATACCGGCATGATGCTCCGCTTACGCAAAGGCGACGGGAAACGCTATCAGCATTTATGGCTGGCGGCAGACAGTATGGACGAAGGGGAGTGGCGGGATTTGCGCCGGATGCTTGCACAGCAGCCGACGCAGGGGCGGTAG
- the fldB gene encoding flavodoxin FldB gives MNIGLFYGSSTCYTEMAAEKIRDIIGPELVTLHNLKDDAPTLMEQYDVLILGIPTWDFGELQEDWEAIWDSLDGLQLEGKIIALYGMGDQLGYGEWFLDALGMLHDKLVPKGVTFIGYWPTEGYEFTSKKPIIADGQLFVGLALDETNQYDLSEERLQNWCEQILGEMAEQFS, from the coding sequence ATGAATATTGGTCTGTTTTATGGTTCCAGCACCTGCTACACCGAGATGGCCGCAGAGAAAATTCGCGACATTATCGGTCCGGAACTGGTCACCCTGCATAATCTCAAAGACGACGCCCCGACGCTGATGGAGCAGTACGACGTGCTGATCCTCGGTATCCCGACCTGGGATTTTGGCGAGTTGCAGGAAGACTGGGAAGCCATCTGGGATAGTCTGGATGGCCTGCAGCTGGAAGGTAAAATTATCGCGCTGTACGGCATGGGCGATCAGCTGGGCTACGGCGAATGGTTCCTCGACGCGCTGGGGATGCTGCACGACAAGCTGGTGCCGAAAGGAGTCACCTTTATCGGCTACTGGCCGACCGAAGGCTATGAGTTTACCAGCAAGAAACCGATCATTGCCGACGGCCAGCTGTTTGTCGGGCTGGCCCTTGATGAGACCAATCAATACGATCTGAGCGAAGAGCGCCTGCAAAACTGGTGCGAGCAGATCCTCGGCGAAATGGCGGAGCAGTTTAGCTAA
- the xerD gene encoding site-specific tyrosine recombinase XerD: MEKDLALIEQFLDALWLEKNLAENTLSAYRRDLTMLVAWLHHHGLTLATAQSDNLQALLAERMEGGYKATSSARLLSAMRRLFQHLYREKLRADDPSAALASPKLPQRLPKDLSEAQVERLLQSPVVDQPLELRDKAMLEVLYATGLRVSELVGLTMSDISLRQGVVRVIGKGNKERLVPLGEEAVYWLENYLQHGRPWLLNGASIDVLFPSQRAQQMTRQTFWHRIKHYATLAGIDSEKLSPHVLRHAFATHLLNHGADLRVVQMLLGHSDLSTTQIYTHVATERLRQLHQQHHPRA, encoded by the coding sequence GTGGAAAAGGATCTCGCACTCATCGAGCAGTTTCTCGATGCACTGTGGCTGGAGAAGAATCTTGCCGAAAATACCCTCAGCGCTTACCGACGCGATCTGACGATGCTGGTGGCCTGGCTGCATCATCATGGCCTCACGCTTGCCACCGCACAGAGCGACAACTTGCAGGCGCTGCTTGCCGAGCGCATGGAGGGGGGCTATAAAGCCACCAGCTCCGCGCGGCTGCTGAGCGCCATGCGGCGTCTGTTCCAGCATCTGTATCGTGAGAAATTACGCGCCGACGATCCCAGCGCCGCGCTGGCGTCACCTAAGCTGCCGCAGCGTCTGCCGAAGGATCTCAGCGAAGCGCAAGTTGAGAGATTATTACAGTCGCCGGTGGTTGACCAACCGCTGGAGTTACGCGATAAAGCGATGCTTGAGGTCTTGTACGCGACGGGGCTGCGCGTCTCCGAGCTGGTCGGGCTGACGATGAGCGATATCAGCCTGCGTCAGGGCGTGGTGCGGGTGATTGGTAAAGGCAACAAAGAGCGTCTGGTACCGCTGGGTGAAGAGGCGGTGTACTGGCTGGAGAACTATCTTCAGCATGGGCGCCCGTGGTTGCTTAACGGAGCCTCCATTGATGTGCTGTTTCCGAGCCAGCGCGCGCAGCAAATGACGCGTCAAACCTTCTGGCATCGCATCAAACATTACGCCACACTGGCGGGTATCGACAGTGAAAAACTTTCGCCGCACGTTCTGCGTCACGCTTTTGCGACCCATCTTCTGAACCATGGTGCCGACCTGCGCGTGGTCCAGATGCTGCTTGGGCACAGTGACCTTTCAACGACGCAAATCTACACGCATGTCGCGACGGAACGCCTGCGGCAGCTACACCAACAGCATCACCCACGGGCGTGA
- the dsbC gene encoding bifunctional protein-disulfide isomerase/oxidoreductase DsbC has product MKKSLVLFSLLAASLSGLAHADDAAIRQSLAKLGVTGSEIQPAPIPGMKTVMTSGGVLYVTEDGKHFLQGPLYDVSGAQPVNVTNQMLMKNLNALEKEMIVYKAAQEKHVITVFTDITCGYCHKLHEEMKDYNALGITVRYLAFPRAGVQSQPEQDMKAIWCAKDRNKAFDDAMSGKGIQPASCDIDIANHYALGVQFGVTGTPAIVLSNGYVVPGYQGPKEMKEFLDAHQKQFGGK; this is encoded by the coding sequence ATGAAAAAGTCTTTAGTGCTGTTCTCTCTGCTGGCAGCCTCATTATCTGGTCTGGCGCATGCTGACGATGCGGCCATTAGACAGTCTCTGGCGAAGCTCGGCGTTACCGGGAGCGAAATCCAACCTGCGCCAATCCCGGGGATGAAAACCGTCATGACCAGCGGCGGCGTACTGTACGTCACCGAAGACGGTAAGCACTTCCTGCAGGGGCCGCTGTACGATGTGAGCGGTGCCCAGCCGGTCAACGTCACTAACCAGATGCTGATGAAAAATCTGAACGCGCTGGAAAAAGAGATGATCGTCTACAAAGCGGCGCAGGAAAAGCATGTCATCACCGTATTCACCGACATCACCTGCGGCTATTGCCACAAGCTGCACGAAGAGATGAAAGACTACAACGCGCTGGGGATCACCGTGCGTTATCTCGCCTTCCCGCGTGCGGGCGTGCAGAGCCAGCCTGAGCAGGACATGAAGGCCATCTGGTGTGCAAAAGATCGCAACAAAGCCTTTGATGATGCCATGAGCGGCAAGGGTATTCAGCCCGCCTCCTGCGATATCGACATTGCCAACCACTACGCGCTGGGCGTGCAGTTTGGCGTGACCGGCACGCCTGCCATCGTCCTGAGCAACGGCTACGTGGTGCCGGGTTACCAGGGGCCGAAAGAGATGAAAGAGTTCCTCGACGCGCACCAGAAACAGTTTGGCGGTAAATAA
- the recJ gene encoding single-stranded-DNA-specific exonuclease RecJ: MKSSIQLRRREVNDSAVLPADLSPLLRRLYASRGVQTADDLERGVKGMLPWQQLSGVETATELLYNAFREGTRIIVVGDFDADGATSTALSVLSLRAMGCDNVSYLVPNRFEDGYGLSPEVVDQAHARGAQMILTVDNGISSHAGVDRAHALGIPVLVTDHHLPGDTLPAAEAIINPNLRDCDFPSKALAGVGVAFYLMLALRTKLRDKGWFEAQGIAAPNLAEFLDLVALGTVADVVPLDANNRILTWQGLNRIRAGKCRPGIKALLEIANRDQQRLAASDLGFALGPRLNAAGRLDDMSVGVALLLCDNVGEARVLANELDALNQTRKEIEQGMQAEALILCEKLERSGETLPGGLAMYHPEWHQGVVGILASRIKERFHRPVIAFAPAGDGTLKGSGRSIQGLHMRDALERLHTLHPDLMIKFGGHAMAAGLSLEEAKFDRFQRLFSELVTDWLDPALLQGEVVSDGPLTPAEMTMEVAQMLRDAGPWGQMFPEPLFDGRFRLLQQRLVGERHLKVMVEPVGGGPLLDGIAFNVDTTIWPDNGVREVELAYKLDINEFRGNRTLQIIIDHIWPL; this comes from the coding sequence GTGAAATCTTCGATCCAACTCCGTCGTCGTGAAGTGAACGACAGCGCCGTGTTACCCGCGGATCTGTCGCCTCTGTTACGTCGACTGTACGCCAGTCGTGGCGTACAAACGGCAGACGACCTTGAGCGAGGCGTAAAAGGTATGCTGCCCTGGCAGCAGCTGAGTGGCGTCGAGACGGCCACGGAGCTGCTGTACAACGCCTTTCGTGAAGGGACGCGCATCATCGTGGTGGGGGATTTCGATGCCGATGGTGCCACCAGTACCGCGCTGAGCGTGCTCAGCCTGCGGGCGATGGGGTGCGATAACGTCTCCTATCTGGTGCCGAACCGCTTTGAGGATGGCTACGGCCTGAGTCCGGAAGTGGTCGATCAGGCCCATGCCCGCGGCGCGCAGATGATCCTCACCGTCGACAATGGGATCTCCTCCCATGCCGGTGTCGATCGTGCGCATGCGCTGGGGATCCCGGTGCTGGTTACCGATCACCACCTGCCTGGCGACACGCTGCCGGCGGCGGAGGCGATCATCAACCCCAACCTGCGCGACTGCGACTTCCCGTCGAAAGCGCTGGCGGGTGTCGGCGTGGCCTTCTACCTGATGCTGGCACTGCGTACGAAGCTGCGGGATAAAGGCTGGTTTGAGGCGCAGGGCATTGCCGCGCCGAATCTGGCGGAATTCCTCGATCTGGTGGCGCTGGGCACCGTGGCGGACGTGGTGCCGCTGGATGCCAATAACCGCATTCTCACCTGGCAGGGCTTAAACCGTATTCGGGCGGGCAAGTGCCGTCCGGGCATTAAGGCACTGCTGGAGATCGCTAATCGGGATCAGCAGCGGCTGGCGGCCAGCGATCTGGGCTTTGCCCTCGGTCCGCGTCTCAACGCCGCCGGGCGACTGGATGATATGTCGGTCGGCGTGGCGCTGCTGTTGTGTGACAACGTCGGCGAAGCGCGCGTGCTGGCTAACGAGCTGGATGCCCTGAACCAGACCCGCAAAGAGATCGAACAGGGGATGCAGGCCGAAGCCCTGATCCTGTGCGAAAAGCTGGAGCGCAGCGGCGAAACGCTGCCCGGTGGGCTGGCGATGTATCACCCCGAGTGGCACCAGGGGGTGGTTGGGATCCTGGCCTCGCGCATTAAAGAGCGTTTTCACCGCCCGGTGATTGCTTTTGCACCGGCCGGAGACGGCACGCTGAAAGGATCGGGCCGATCCATTCAGGGGCTGCATATGCGCGATGCGCTGGAGCGTCTGCACACGCTCCATCCCGATCTGATGATCAAGTTTGGCGGCCACGCGATGGCAGCGGGCCTGTCGCTGGAGGAGGCGAAGTTCGACCGGTTCCAGCGCCTGTTCAGCGAGCTGGTCACCGACTGGCTGGATCCGGCCCTGTTGCAGGGCGAAGTGGTCTCCGACGGTCCGTTAACGCCTGCGGAAATGACCATGGAGGTGGCGCAGATGCTGCGTGATGCCGGGCCGTGGGGGCAGATGTTCCCGGAGCCGCTGTTCGATGGCCGTTTCCGTCTGCTGCAACAGCGGCTGGTGGGGGAACGCCATCTGAAAGTGATGGTGGAACCGGTTGGCGGCGGCCCGCTACTGGACGGTATCGCGTTTAACGTCGATACCACCATCTGGCCGGATAACGGCGTGCGCGAAGTCGAACTGGCCTACAAACTGGATATCAACGAGTTTCGCGGCAACCGCACGCTGCAAATCATCATCGACCATATCTGGCCACTTTAG
- the prfB gene encoding peptide chain release factor 2 (programmed frameshift), with translation MFEINPVKNRIQDLTERSDVLRGYLDYDAKKERLEEVNAELEQPDVWNEPERAQALGKERSSLEAIVDTLDQMAQGLDDVSGLLELAVEADDEETFNEAVAELDVLEEKLSQLEFRRMFSGEYDSADCYLDIQAGSGGTEAQDWASMLTRMYLRWAEARGFKTEIIEESEGEVAGLKSVTVKIIGDYAYGWLRTETGVHRLVRKSPFDSGGRRHTSFSSAFVYPEVKDDIDIEINPADLRIDVYRASGAGGQHVNRTESAVRITHLPTGLVTQCQNDRSQHKNKDQAMKQMKAKLYELEMQKKNAEKQAMEDNKSDIGWGSQIRSYVLDDSRIKDLRTGVETRNTQAVLDGSLDQFIEASLKAGL, from the exons ATGTTTGAAATTAATCCGGTAAAAAACCGCATTCAGGACCTCACGGAGCGCTCCGACGTTCTTAGGGGGTATCTT GACTACGATGCCAAGAAAGAGCGTCTCGAAGAAGTAAACGCCGAGCTGGAACAGCCGGACGTGTGGAACGAACCTGAACGCGCACAGGCGCTGGGTAAAGAGCGTTCCTCTCTGGAAGCTATCGTCGATACGCTGGATCAGATGGCGCAGGGTCTGGATGACGTTTCCGGGCTGCTGGAGCTGGCCGTTGAGGCCGACGACGAAGAGACCTTCAACGAAGCCGTGGCAGAACTCGACGTGCTGGAAGAGAAGCTGTCGCAGCTGGAATTCCGCCGTATGTTCTCCGGCGAATATGACAGCGCCGACTGCTACCTGGATATCCAGGCCGGTTCCGGCGGCACAGAAGCGCAGGACTGGGCCAGCATGCTGACCCGTATGTACCTGCGTTGGGCTGAAGCCCGCGGCTTTAAGACTGAGATCATCGAAGAGTCTGAAGGCGAAGTGGCAGGCCTGAAATCTGTCACCGTTAAAATCATTGGCGATTACGCCTACGGCTGGCTGCGTACTGAAACCGGCGTTCACCGCCTGGTGCGTAAGAGCCCGTTCGACTCCGGCGGCCGTCGTCACACCTCATTCAGTTCCGCGTTTGTCTATCCGGAAGTGAAGGACGATATCGACATCGAAATCAACCCGGCGGATCTGCGTATTGACGTTTACCGCGCCTCCGGTGCGGGTGGTCAGCACGTTAACCGTACGGAATCCGCAGTGCGTATTACGCACCTGCCGACCGGGCTGGTAACACAGTGCCAGAACGACCGTTCCCAGCATAAAAACAAAGACCAGGCCATGAAGCAGATGAAAGCGAAGCTTTATGAACTGGAGATGCAAAAGAAAAATGCTGAGAAGCAGGCGATGGAAGATAACAAATCCGACATCGGCTGGGGCAGCCAGATCCGTTCTTACGTCCTTGATGACTCCCGCATCAAAGACCTGCGTACCGGTGTCGAAACCCGTAACACGCAGGCGGTGCTGGACGGCAGCCTGGATCAATTTATCGAAGCAAGTCTGAAAGCAGGGTTATGA
- the lysS gene encoding lysine--tRNA ligase, with translation MSEQQAQGADAVVDLNNELKTRREKLAALREQGVPFPNDFRRDHTSDQLHADFDAKKNEELEALNIEVAVAGRMMTRRIMGKASFITLQDVGGRIQLYVSRDDLPEGIYNEQFKKWDLGDILGAKGKLFKTKTGELSIHCTELRLLTKALRPLPDKFHGLQDQEARYRQRYLDLISNDESRNTFKIRSQIMAGIRQFMVKRDFMEVETPMMQVIPGGASARPFITHHNALDLDMYLRIAPELYLKRLVVGGFDRVFEINRNFRNEGISVRHNPEFTMMELYMAYADYKDLIELTESLFRTLAQDILGTTEVPYGEEVFDFGKPFVKLTMREAIKKYRPETEMADLDNFDSAKAIAESIGIKVEKSWGLGRIVTEIFEEVAEAHLIQPTFITEYPAEVSPLARRNDENPEITDRFEFFIGGREIGNGFSELNDAEDQAQRFQDQVDAKAAGDDEAMFFDEDYVTALEHGLPPTAGLGIGIDRMVMLFTNSHTIRDVILFPAMRPVK, from the coding sequence ATGTCTGAACAACAAGCACAGGGCGCTGACGCGGTCGTCGATCTTAACAATGAACTGAAAACCCGCCGCGAGAAGCTGGCTGCGCTGCGCGAGCAGGGCGTGCCGTTCCCGAACGATTTTCGTCGTGACCACACCTCAGACCAACTGCACGCTGACTTCGACGCTAAAAAGAACGAAGAGCTGGAAGCGCTGAACATCGAAGTGGCCGTGGCCGGCCGCATGATGACCCGTCGTATCATGGGTAAAGCCTCCTTTATCACGCTGCAGGACGTTGGCGGCCGCATTCAGCTGTACGTCTCCCGTGACGACCTGCCAGAAGGCATCTACAACGAGCAGTTCAAGAAATGGGACCTGGGCGATATCCTCGGTGCCAAAGGCAAGCTGTTCAAAACCAAGACCGGCGAGCTGTCCATTCACTGCACCGAGCTGCGTCTGCTGACCAAAGCCCTGCGCCCGCTGCCGGACAAGTTCCACGGCCTGCAGGATCAGGAAGCGCGCTATCGTCAGCGTTATCTGGACCTCATCTCAAACGATGAATCCCGCAACACCTTCAAAATTCGCTCCCAGATCATGGCCGGTATCCGCCAGTTCATGGTGAAACGCGACTTTATGGAAGTGGAAACCCCGATGATGCAGGTGATCCCGGGCGGTGCCTCTGCGCGTCCATTCATCACCCATCACAACGCCCTGGACCTCGACATGTACCTGCGTATCGCGCCGGAACTGTACCTGAAGCGTCTGGTAGTCGGTGGCTTCGACCGCGTGTTTGAGATCAACCGTAACTTCCGTAACGAAGGCATCTCCGTGCGTCATAACCCAGAGTTCACCATGATGGAACTCTATATGGCGTATGCGGATTACAAGGATCTGATCGAGCTGACCGAATCCCTGTTCCGTACCCTGGCGCAGGACATTCTGGGCACCACTGAAGTGCCTTACGGCGAAGAGGTCTTCGACTTCGGTAAGCCGTTCGTGAAGCTGACCATGCGCGAAGCGATCAAGAAATACCGTCCGGAAACCGAGATGGCCGATCTGGATAACTTCGACTCGGCGAAAGCGATCGCCGAAAGCATCGGTATCAAGGTTGAGAAGAGCTGGGGTCTGGGCCGTATCGTGACCGAGATCTTCGAAGAAGTGGCCGAAGCGCACCTGATTCAGCCGACCTTCATCACCGAGTACCCGGCAGAGGTTTCTCCGCTGGCGCGTCGTAATGACGAGAACCCGGAGATCACTGACCGCTTCGAATTCTTCATCGGTGGCCGCGAAATCGGCAACGGCTTTAGCGAGCTTAACGATGCAGAAGATCAGGCGCAGCGCTTCCAGGATCAGGTTGATGCGAAAGCCGCAGGCGACGACGAAGCGATGTTCTTCGACGAAGACTACGTGACCGCGCTGGAACACGGTCTGCCGCCAACGGCGGGTCTGGGTATTGGTATCGACCGTATGGTTATGCTGTTCACCAACAGTCACACCATCCGTGACGTGATCCTCTTCCCGGCGATGCGTCCGGTGAAGTAA
- the idi gene encoding isopentenyl-diphosphate Delta-isomerase: protein MSIQEHVILVNDQGKVIGTQEKYAAHTSHTPLHMAFSSWLFNARGECLITRRALSKKAWPGVWTNSVCGHPQSGEETEQAIIRRCRFEVGAEIARITPVAPEFRYRETDPSGIVENEICPVFAARIISDVTLNNDEVMDYQWVELEALFRALDATPWAFSPWMVMEASTAREALRAFAAQ from the coding sequence ATGAGCATTCAAGAACACGTTATTTTGGTAAATGACCAGGGAAAGGTGATTGGCACTCAGGAAAAGTACGCCGCGCACACCTCTCATACCCCACTGCACATGGCATTCTCATCCTGGCTCTTTAACGCCAGAGGAGAGTGCCTGATTACCCGCCGCGCACTGAGCAAAAAAGCCTGGCCCGGCGTCTGGACAAACTCGGTCTGCGGCCATCCGCAGTCTGGCGAAGAGACAGAGCAGGCGATTATCCGCCGCTGTCGTTTTGAAGTGGGGGCTGAAATTGCCCGTATCACTCCCGTCGCGCCTGAATTTCGCTACCGTGAAACCGATCCTTCCGGGATTGTTGAAAACGAAATTTGCCCGGTGTTTGCCGCTCGCATCATCAGTGACGTCACACTGAATAATGATGAAGTGATGGACTATCAGTGGGTTGAGCTGGAAGCCTTATTCCGCGCGCTGGATGCGACGCCCTGGGCCTTTAGCCCGTGGATGGTCATGGAGGCGAGTACGGCTCGCGAGGCACTCAGGGCCTTCGCGGCGCAATAA